From the Saimiri boliviensis isolate mSaiBol1 chromosome X, mSaiBol1.pri, whole genome shotgun sequence genome, one window contains:
- the TEX28 gene encoding LOW QUALITY PROTEIN: testis-specific protein TEX28 (The sequence of the model RefSeq protein was modified relative to this genomic sequence to represent the inferred CDS: inserted 4 bases in 3 codons; substituted 1 base at 1 genomic stop codon), which produces MNVASPVCAEHTRSPSETLPSSMPSCRYLXASEDGPSGPSNLSGGGVAQNXRDSVRHHILHLSEQLRVEKTXRDDNTVSYLKLVSTADRHQVPHARQAFKKVNHFASATIXQIEQRLYQCHQQLQGMEEGRRPRGLLLMAESDPANCEPPSEKPLPSECPKPGGEDGPANLPDASRPFTLESRFPSLQQGTKRHTRSEAKDVAQQQKLLLQKAKEELEEVKKLHASLQVSRHSLKESFLTDLELLLESLQEEKCRHLLMEEQVNARLQGHLDEIYNLKHNLACMEEKMAYLSYERAKEIWEIMETFKSRISKLETLPQVTQLEAAEHLRSRPLQVVFRFLSLLLSLTTVLLVFVSTLCACPLSLVSSRLRTCSMLMLIGLGVLAWRRWHTVPAMDWQAWVPSRWRLYSKDSEPPADGP; this is translated from the exons ATGAACGTCGCCTCTCCAGTCTGT GCGGAACACACCAGGAGCCCCAGTGAAACCCTCCCCTCCAGCATGCCTTCCTGCAGGTACC TAGCCAGTGAAGATGGCCCCAGTGGTCCGTCCAACCTCTCAGGTGGGGGCGTAGCCCAGAACTGACGGGACAGTGTCAGGCACCACATCCTTCACCTCTCAGAGCAGCTGAGAGTAGAGAAGAC TCGGGATGACAATACTGTGAGCTACCTCAAGCTGGTATCCACGGCAGACCGGCACCAGGTGCCACACGCCCGGCAGGCCTTCAAGAAGGTGAACCATTTCGCCTCTGCCACCA GCCAGATCGAGCAGAGGCTCTACCAGTGTCACCAGCAGCTCCAGGGGATGGAGGAAGGCCGCAGGCCCAGGGGCTTACTGCTGATGGCAGAAAGCGACCCAGCCAACTGCGAGCCGCCTAGTGAGAAGCCCCTGCCTTCAGAGTGCCCCAAGCCGGGTGGGGAAGACGGGCCTGCCAACCTGCCTGATGCCAGCAGACCCTTCACCCTGGAGAGTCGCTTCCCAAGCTTGCAGCAGGGGACAAAGAGACATACCCGCTCAGAGGCAAAGGATGTGGCCCAGCAACAAAAGCTGCTGTTGCAGAAGGCGAAGGAAGAGCTGGAAGAAGTCAAGAAGTTGCATGCCAGCCTCCAGGTGTCCCGTCACAGCCTGAAGGAGAGTTTTCTGACCGACCTGGAGCTGCTGCTGGAGTCCCTTCAGGAGGAGAAATGCAG ACACTTGTTGATGGAAGAACAGGTGAATGCTCGCCTGCAGGGACACCTGGATGAGATTTACAACCTCAAACACAATCTGGCCTGCATGGAAGAGAAAATGGCCTATCTATCCTATGAAAGAGCCAAGGAAATATGG GAGATCATGGAGACCTTCAAGAGCCGAATATCGAAGCTGGAGACGCTACCGCAAGTTACCCAGCTGGAGGCAGCGGAGCACCTCCGAAGCCGTCCCCTACAGGTGGTGTTCAGGTTCCTGAGCCTGCTGCTCTCACTGACCACTGTCCTCTTGGTCTTTGTCTCCACCTTGTGTGCCTGCCCCTTGTCACTGGTCAGCTCACGCCTGCGCACTTGCAGCATGCTGATGCTGATCGGGCTTGGGGTCCTGGCCTGGCGGAGGTGGCACACCGTCCCTGCCATGGACTGGCAGGCATGGGTCCCCTCCAGGTGGAGACTGTACTCCAAGGACTCTGAGCCTCCAGCAGATGGACCTTAA
- the LOC101038324 gene encoding medium-wave-sensitive opsin 1: MAQQWSLQRLAGRHPQDNYEDSTQSSIFTYTNSNSTRGPFEGPNYHIAPRWVYHLTSVWMVFVVIASVFTNGLVLAATMKFKKLRHPLNWILVNLAVADLAETVIASTISIVNQIYGYFVLGHPMCVLEGYTVSLCGITGLWSLAIISWERWLVVCKPFGNVRFDAKLAIVGVVFSWIWAAVWTAPPIFGWSRYWPHGLKTSCGPDVFSGSSYPGVQSYMIVLMVTCCILPLSIIVLCYLQVWLAIRAVAKQQKESESTQKAEKEVTRMVVVMILTFCICWGPYTFFACFAAANPGYAFHPLMAALPAYFAKSATIYNPIIYVFMNRQFRNCILQLFGKKVDDGSELSSASKTEVSSVSSVSPA, translated from the exons GCCCCTTTGAAGGCCCCAATTACCACATCGCTCCCAGATGGGTGTACCACCTCACCAGTGTCTGGATGGTCTTTGTGGTCATTGCATCCGTCTTCACGAATGGGCTGGTGCTGGCGGCCACCATGAAGTTCAAGAAGCTTCGCCACCCTCTGAACTGGATCCTGGTGAACCTGGCAGTTGCTGACCTGGCAGAGACTGTCATCGCCAGCACTATCAGCATCGTGAACCAGATCTACGGCTACTTCGTGCTGGGCCACCCGATGTGTGTCCTGGAGGGCTACACGGTCTCCTTGTGCG GGATCACGGGTCTCTGGTCCTTGGCCATCATCTCCTGGGAGAGGTGGCTGGTTGTCTGCAAGCCCTTTGGCAACGTGAGATTTGATGCCAAGCTGGCCATCGTGGGAGTTGTCTTCTCCTGGATCTGGGCTGCTGTGTGGACAGCCCCACCCATCTTTGGTTGGAGCAG GTACTGGCCCCATGGCCTGAAGACTTCCTGCGGCCCAGACGTGTTCAGTGGCAGCTCGTACCCCGGGGTGCAGTCTTACATGATCGTCCTCATGGTCACATGCTGCATCCTCCCACTCAGCATCATTGTGCTCTGCTACCTCCAAGTGTGGCTGGCCATCCGAGCG GTCGCAAAGCAGCAGAAAGAGTCCGAATctacccagaaggcagagaaggaagtGACACgcatggtggtggtgatgatccTGACATTCTGCATCTGCTGGGGACCCTACACCTTCTTCGCATGCTTTGCTGCTGCCAACCCTGGCTACGCCTTCCACCCTCTGATGGCTGCCCTGCCAGCCTACTTTGCCAAAAGTGCCACTATCTACAACCCCATTATTTATGTCTTTATGAACCGGCAG TTTCGAAACTGCATCTTGCAGCTTTTTGGGAAGAAGGTTGATGATGGCTCTGAACTCTCCAGCGCCTCCAAAACAGAGGTCTCATCTGTGTCCTCGGTGTCACCTGCATGA